In the Pseudonocardia sediminis genome, CGGGCGTCGGCATGCTCAGCCCTTGAGGTGGTCGAGGACCAGTGGCCGGACGAGGTCCAGCTGCTCCCACTGCGGGACGTGCCCGGCGCCCTGGACGATCTCGACGCGGGTATCGGCCTGGATCGCGGCCGCGAAGTCCGGCGCGCACACCGGTGAGATCAGCTTGTCCTCCGCACCCCCACGATCTGGAATCGGCCGGACGAACTTCCCGGTCGTGCCCCAGCGCCCAGACGCAGTCGGCCATCGCGACGGCCAGCTCCTGCGGGTCGCTCGGCAGCGTGAGGAACTCCCGGACCGGCTCGGACGCGAGGTTGAGGTCGAGGCCACCGTGGCGCCGAGCTGGACGAGCGCGGTGTGGCCGTAGCCTGCGTCCTTTGTCATCTTGGCCAGGATCGCGCCGAACAGGTTCGGGTTGCACATGAATCCGTAGACGTTCTGGTGGTGCTCGTTCGTGCCGAGGCCGTCGAAGCCCATCTTCGCGGCGTACATCAACTCGTCGATGGACTGGTTGTCGTACTCGCCGGCCTGCTCCGAGTCGCCCAGCTCCCACCACGGCGCGTCCACCCAACCGGAGGGGTATCTCGTGTCAAAGTCGTCGGGCAGGTTGCGGTAGGGCATGAAGTTGAACGACGTGACCTTCACGCTGGTCCTCCGTCCTCGTCGGTGGCTTGGGCGCGACGGGGCCTGCCCGGTGACCGGTGTCCGAGATGAGCCGGTCGTGCGCGGCTGTCCCGGTGGGCCCGGGAGGTGGCGCGGGACGTACGCGGGCAAGCGTTGCCCGCAGCGCGTAGCGAAACAGGACACGCGAGCGCCCCACGGCGCCATACGGTGATCGCATGCCTGAGACGGACCATGACCCGTCGACCGTTCTGGTCGACCGGGCCCTCGAGGAGCTGTGCCGCGGAGGCATGGTGCTGGTCGTCGACGACGAGGATCGCGAGAACGAGGGCGACCTCGTCATGGCGGCCGAGCACGCGACGTCGGACGCGCTCGCATTCATGATCCGGCACACCAGCGGTGTCCTCTATGTCGGCATCGACGGCGCGCGGGTGGACGAGCTGGCGCTGCCGCCGATGGTGGCCCGCGGTGACGACCCCCGTGAAACCGCGTTCACCGTCTCGGTCGACCTCAAGGAGGGCACCACGACGGGCATCTCCGCCGCGGACCGCGCCCGGACCATCCGCGCGCTCGCCGACCCCAGCACCCGGCCGGAGGACTTGTCCCGCCCCGGGCACGTGTTCCCGCTGCGTGCCCGCGACGGCGGCGTACTGCAGCGCACCGGGCACACCGAGAGCGCCGTGGACCTGTGCCGACTGGCCGGTCTTGCGCCGGCCGGGGTCCTCGCCGAGGTCGCCAACGACGACGGAACGATGGCCCGCCGGCCCGACCTGGAGCGGTTCGCGCAGCGGCACGGCCTGGTCTCGATCACCGTCGCCGACCTCGTCCGGCACCGTCTGCGCACCGAGGCGCTGGTCGTGCGCGAGGCGGTCGGCCGGGTGCCCACCCGCCACGGCGAGTTCGACGCCGTCGCGTACCGCTCCGTCATCGACGGCGTCGAGCACATGGCGCTGGTGCGGGGCCCGGTCACGGCCCGGCCGGACCCGCTGGTCCGGGTGCACTCGGAGTGCCTGACCGGAGACGTGTTCGGATCGCTGCGCTGCGACTGCGGCGACCAGCTTGACGCCGCGCTGGCGCAGATCAGCGCGGCGGGCTGCGGCGCGATCGTCTACCTGCGCGGTCACGAGGGTCGTGGCATCGGGCTGAGCCACAAGCTGCGAGCCTACAAGCTGCAGGACGAGGGGCTGGACACGGTCGAGGCCAACACCGCGCTCGGGCTGCCGGTGGACGCACGCGACTACGCCGTCGGCTCGCACATCCTGCGCGACCTGGGCGTCGGCTCGCTCCGGCTGATGACCAACAACCCGGCGAAGCAGGCTGGCCTGGCCGACTACGGCGTCGCGATCTCGGGACGTGAGCCCCTGGTCGTCGCCGTGACGACCGAGAACGTGCGCTACCTGACCGCCAAGCACACCCGGATGGACCACGACCTCGGCAGGGCGGTCGCGACCCCCGCCGCCCCGGCGTTGTCGGTCTTCCAGGCGCAGGAGGTCGGATGAGCGCCCGGGGCGCCTCCGCGCCACTGCGGTTCCGGGAGGCCAGGGCCTCGTTCCCGAGCGGCGTGACGATCGTGGCTCCCGCCGACTCCGAGGGCCGGTGGTGGGGGTTCACCGCGACCTCGTTCTGCTCGCTGTCGGTCGAGCCGCCGCTGGTGCTCGCGTACCCGGCCGAGCGGGCGGACTGCCACCGGCGAGGGCATCAGCGGTTGTTCGTGAACCGAGAGCGGCCAGCACGGACGGGCCCCGTGCCTCGTGACGTGCCGCGCCCCAGCGCGGCCGGACCCACGGATTGACCGGCATGGACAAGCCGTTCGACGATGCGGCGATAGTGGGCTACCGAGCCGCGATGCGCTGGCGTACCTGTTCGCAGCGCTGCCTTGCTTCGACGCGTTGCCGGGATAGGCGCTCCAGCTCCAGATACTCGCGGTGCGCGAGGCGGAGGTCGAGCACCACACCGGGGTCGGGCGGCGTGGAGCGTTCTCCGAGTAGCCACGCCAGTACCTGCCAGACGCCATGCGCGTAGTCCGGATCGGTCGCTGCCGAGGGGCGGGCCGGCGCGCCGAGCAGCGCGAACTCGTGTGCGGTCGGGGGCGGTTGTTCGGCGGCAGCGCAGACTGCCATCCAGCACTCCGCCCGGGCTTCGTTCCAGCTGACGGGTTGGTCGCTGGATCGACGGCTGATCGGAGTCGCCGAGATGATGTCGGTGGCCCAGCTGGCGGCCTGCTGGTGGCCGAATGCGTGATCGCCGCTGGTCCGGCGGCTGTCGGAGCGCAGCATGGCGACGACCTGCTCGTGTGTCGGCACGACCCAGTCGGGGATCGTCGCCAGTACCTCGACACCCTGCGCCACGGTGGCGAGTATGCGCGCGAGGTCTGACAGTTCCGAAGTCGTCGCGGGCCACCGTCACCTGATGGCAGTAGCCGGCGGCGCCTACTCACCGGGGAGGCCCCGATCGAGGACGGGGTCATCGTCCTCGACAGCGTCGGCGTGGTCGTCGCTGCTGACGGTGGTGACGTCGTGGCCGGCCCAACGGTGAAGTTCGTCGAGGCGGATGTCGTCTTCGGGTTCGGCGGCGGTGTCCTCGTCGCGGGCGTGTGCCGCCTCGGCACGGTAGCGGGCTTCGATCTCGTCGACCGCGATGTAGGCGCGGTCGAGCGTGGTGTCTGTCTCGTCGGGTAGCGGCACCCGACGCCGCTCCTCGGGATCGGCGCGCTCACCTGGATCAGGGGTGGAGGCCTCCCGGATGTCGTCGGGCGCCGGTTCGGCGACCAAGTCGTGGTCGCGTCGCCGGTCCTGACGCTCGGGTGGTTCGGGCGAGTGGTCAGCGGTGGGCTCGTCGAGGTGTGTCTCGTCCGCGGGCGCGGGTCGCGTGTGGTCGAGCTCGTCGTGGGCGTGGTCGCGGAGGTCGTGCTCGGTGATGGGCCGGTGCGCGTCGTCGGCGAGCCGCTCGGCGCGCTCGGCGTCGATCCATTCTTGGGCGGTGACCTTCTCGTAGGGGGCGTCGAGGTCGATGCCGCACAGCCCGAGCGCGGCCCGTCCGCGTTCGGCCTTGTCGCGGGTGACCGCGGTTTCGGCGGTCCATGCTGCTCGGGCGGCGT is a window encoding:
- a CDS encoding alpha/beta fold hydrolase, with product MKVTSFNFMPYRNLPDDFDTRYPSGWVDAPWWELGDSEQAGEYDNQSIDELMYAAKMGFDGLGTNEHHQNVYGFMCNPNLFGAILAKMTKDAGYGHTALVQLGATVASTSTSRPSRSGSSSRCRATRRSWPSRWPTASGRWGTTGKFVRPIPDRGGAEDKLISPVCAPDFAAAIQADTRVEIVQGAGHVPQWEQLDLVRPLVLDHLKG
- a CDS encoding bifunctional 3,4-dihydroxy-2-butanone-4-phosphate synthase/GTP cyclohydrolase II, coding for MPETDHDPSTVLVDRALEELCRGGMVLVVDDEDRENEGDLVMAAEHATSDALAFMIRHTSGVLYVGIDGARVDELALPPMVARGDDPRETAFTVSVDLKEGTTTGISAADRARTIRALADPSTRPEDLSRPGHVFPLRARDGGVLQRTGHTESAVDLCRLAGLAPAGVLAEVANDDGTMARRPDLERFAQRHGLVSITVADLVRHRLRTEALVVREAVGRVPTRHGEFDAVAYRSVIDGVEHMALVRGPVTARPDPLVRVHSECLTGDVFGSLRCDCGDQLDAALAQISAAGCGAIVYLRGHEGRGIGLSHKLRAYKLQDEGLDTVEANTALGLPVDARDYAVGSHILRDLGVGSLRLMTNNPAKQAGLADYGVAISGREPLVVAVTTENVRYLTAKHTRMDHDLGRAVATPAAPALSVFQAQEVG
- a CDS encoding flavin reductase family protein translates to MSARGASAPLRFREARASFPSGVTIVAPADSEGRWWGFTATSFCSLSVEPPLVLAYPAERADCHRRGHQRLFVNRERPARTGPVPRDVPRPSAAGPTD